Proteins encoded within one genomic window of Comamonas endophytica:
- a CDS encoding IclR family transcriptional regulator codes for MSKTLENDFPDPNKPPHGENARSGTQSIERVVLMLRIVASRGRAGMRIGEITATSGLPQSTCFRMLHRLEIEGLVARDPRTRKFYLGPLLHELGLLARPRYRLSELCDAALQKLAEVTQDTIYLSERSGLEAVCTHRALGDYPIKSLALDVGIRRPLGVGAGGLAILCALPPEEAESIIDTNAPKYEKYGFITAAYLREAIKVGREKGYAFLDSVVTPGTAAIGIAFPPDNPIAALSVAAISGRLESHRRDEVARLMRPQIRAICDAMSKSAFAAEM; via the coding sequence ATGAGCAAAACTCTCGAGAACGATTTTCCCGATCCGAATAAACCACCACATGGTGAGAATGCGCGATCCGGCACGCAAAGCATCGAGCGTGTGGTTCTGATGCTCCGTATCGTGGCGTCGCGCGGGCGCGCAGGCATGCGCATCGGCGAGATCACGGCCACCAGCGGCCTGCCCCAGTCCACCTGCTTTCGCATGCTCCACCGGCTCGAAATCGAAGGCCTGGTGGCGCGCGATCCACGCACCCGCAAGTTCTACCTGGGGCCCCTCCTGCATGAGCTGGGGTTGCTGGCACGGCCGCGCTACCGGTTGTCTGAGCTGTGCGACGCGGCGCTGCAAAAGCTCGCCGAGGTCACGCAGGACACCATCTACCTGAGCGAGCGCAGCGGCCTGGAGGCCGTGTGCACGCACCGCGCGCTGGGCGATTACCCGATCAAGTCCCTGGCGCTCGATGTCGGCATCCGCCGCCCCCTGGGGGTGGGGGCCGGCGGGCTGGCGATCCTGTGCGCATTACCGCCCGAAGAAGCCGAATCCATCATCGACACCAATGCGCCCAAATACGAGAAATACGGATTCATCACGGCCGCCTACCTGCGCGAGGCCATCAAGGTGGGGCGCGAAAAAGGCTATGCCTTTCTGGACAGCGTGGTGACGCCAGGCACCGCCGCCATCGGCATCGCCTTTCCGCCGGACAACCCGATCGCGGCGCTCAGCGTGGCGGCGATTTCAGGGCGCCTCGAATCGCACCGGCGCGACGAAGTCGCCAGGCTGATGCGCCCGCAGATACGCGCCATCTGCGACGCCATGAGCAAGTCGGCGTTTGCAGCGGAAATGTAG
- a CDS encoding 3-isopropylmalate dehydratase large subunit: MPYTMTEKILARVAGLPAVRAGDEILARPDFVIAYDFPGYTDVFFKEAKEDFGVAHVPSPERFVLFIDHMVPAAAPKEEELHKITRAWGKEQGVPVHEREGIGHQVSAELGYATPGAFAVHFDGHVSQLGAFGTLAIGARKSVLETFVSERMALVVPGTVKIEVTGTVQPGVMARDIFHHLVRVLGPASCRFKVVELCGPVIDAMSIEGRQTICGQAMFLGATTMLIAPDAKTLAHAQGRAKIALDPVYPDAHAHYDQVHRIDISDLAPIVVAPPSPANTRDLSEYAGLEVQMGYLGSCASGRLEDLRVAAEVLKGRRIKPGFQLHVVPTSQAIMSQAASEGLISTLVDAGAFISSSSCDYCYGRIATMTDGQRAVSTGTLNTPGRMGSADSEIFICNAAVVAASALEGCIADPRPYLASVTSVATAQEIPA; encoded by the coding sequence ATGCCATACACGATGACCGAAAAAATCCTCGCCCGGGTCGCGGGACTGCCTGCGGTGCGAGCGGGCGATGAAATCCTGGCGCGGCCGGATTTCGTGATTGCCTATGACTTCCCCGGGTACACCGACGTGTTCTTCAAGGAGGCGAAGGAGGATTTCGGCGTGGCGCATGTGCCCAGCCCGGAGCGCTTCGTGCTGTTCATCGACCACATGGTTCCGGCGGCCGCGCCCAAGGAGGAGGAGCTGCACAAGATCACGCGCGCCTGGGGCAAGGAGCAGGGCGTGCCGGTGCACGAGCGCGAGGGCATCGGCCACCAGGTGTCGGCGGAGCTCGGCTATGCCACGCCCGGGGCCTTCGCGGTGCACTTCGACGGGCATGTGAGCCAGCTCGGCGCCTTCGGCACGCTGGCCATCGGCGCGCGCAAGAGCGTGCTGGAGACCTTCGTGTCCGAGCGCATGGCGCTGGTGGTGCCGGGCACCGTGAAGATCGAGGTCACGGGCACGGTGCAGCCGGGCGTGATGGCGCGCGACATCTTCCACCACCTGGTGCGGGTGCTGGGCCCGGCGTCGTGCCGCTTCAAGGTGGTGGAGCTGTGCGGCCCGGTCATCGACGCGATGAGCATCGAGGGGCGCCAGACGATCTGCGGCCAGGCGATGTTCCTGGGTGCCACCACGATGCTGATCGCCCCCGACGCCAAGACCCTGGCCCATGCCCAGGGCCGGGCCAAGATCGCGCTCGATCCCGTGTACCCGGATGCGCACGCGCATTACGACCAGGTGCACCGCATCGATATCAGCGACCTGGCGCCGATCGTGGTGGCGCCGCCCAGCCCCGCCAACACGCGCGACCTGAGCGAATACGCGGGCCTGGAAGTGCAGATGGGCTACCTCGGCAGCTGCGCCAGCGGCCGGCTGGAGGACCTGCGCGTGGCCGCCGAGGTGCTCAAGGGGCGCAGGATCAAGCCGGGCTTCCAGCTGCATGTGGTGCCGACCTCGCAGGCCATCATGTCGCAGGCCGCGAGCGAAGGGCTGATCTCCACCCTGGTGGACGCCGGCGCGTTCATCAGCTCGTCGAGCTGCGACTACTGCTACGGCCGCATCGCCACGATGACGGACGGCCAGCGCGCGGTCTCGACCGGCACGCTGAACACCCCCGGGCGCATGGGCAGCGCCGATTCCGAGATCTTCATCTGCAACGCCGCCGTGGTCGCGGCCTCGGCGCTCGAAGGCTGCATTGCCGACCCCCGGCCTTATCTCGCATCCGTCACCTCCGTCGCCACCGCACAGGAAATCCCCGCATGA
- a CDS encoding 3-isopropylmalate dehydratase, which yields MTLPTLHGRAAWVFTEDDFDIDLIVGIKNIKITDINELAAVTMTSYDPDFARSVARGDLLVGGANFGYGHPHYPAMRAMRHLGVAGVIAESFSPGFFRGEISMGFPLITCPGIRAATQRWDRLRVDWERGVVVNQQSGAALPFEPWSSTERATIEAGGFTPYLKARLARERAAAAA from the coding sequence ATGACACTGCCCACCCTGCACGGCCGCGCGGCCTGGGTCTTCACCGAAGACGACTTCGACATCGATCTGATCGTCGGCATCAAGAACATCAAGATCACCGATATCAACGAGCTGGCCGCCGTCACCATGACCAGCTACGACCCGGATTTCGCCAGGAGCGTCGCCCGCGGCGACCTGCTGGTCGGAGGCGCGAACTTCGGCTACGGCCATCCGCACTACCCGGCCATGCGCGCCATGCGCCACCTGGGGGTGGCGGGCGTCATTGCCGAGTCCTTCTCGCCAGGGTTCTTCCGCGGCGAGATCAGCATGGGTTTTCCGCTGATCACCTGCCCCGGCATCCGCGCGGCCACGCAGCGCTGGGACCGGCTGCGGGTGGATTGGGAGCGCGGCGTGGTGGTCAACCAGCAATCGGGCGCGGCCTTGCCCTTCGAGCCCTGGTCGTCCACCGAGCGCGCGACCATCGAGGCCGGCGGCTTCACCCCCTATCTGAAGGCCCGGCTGGCGCGCGAGCGCGCCGCTGCCGCCGCATGA
- a CDS encoding branched-chain amino acid ABC transporter permease: MLQMIVSGVALGAIYGLIALGIVMVFKATGILNFAHGEAAMLSAFVAYTLFKLGLPLWAVVPLTLIFGAALGMAIERFIIRRFIGKALLSSAICTLGLFLVFGDLAIWVWGKDTQELPGIFPSAPIDVGGVIVSGLDLGIVAVCATLAALLFAFFRFTRLGIAMQATMENPTAARLMGIPIKRIYALAWALSHVIAALAGLLIAPLTFVHFSMMQHALHFAFAAAVLGGIGSMPGALLGGVIIGVTSNLTGAYVSSAWKDAVPFIVMLLILILRPHGLLARAQVKKV; the protein is encoded by the coding sequence ATGTTGCAGATGATTGTCAGCGGCGTCGCCCTGGGCGCCATCTACGGGCTGATCGCCCTGGGCATCGTGATGGTGTTCAAGGCCACCGGCATTCTCAACTTCGCGCATGGCGAGGCCGCCATGCTGTCGGCCTTCGTCGCCTATACGCTGTTCAAGCTCGGCCTGCCGCTGTGGGCGGTGGTGCCGCTGACGCTCATCTTCGGCGCGGCGCTGGGCATGGCGATCGAGCGCTTCATCATCCGCCGCTTCATCGGCAAGGCGCTGCTGTCCTCGGCCATCTGCACGCTGGGGCTGTTCCTGGTGTTCGGCGACCTGGCGATCTGGGTCTGGGGCAAGGACACGCAGGAGCTGCCCGGCATCTTCCCCTCCGCCCCCATCGATGTCGGCGGCGTGATCGTCTCGGGGCTGGACCTGGGCATCGTTGCCGTCTGCGCCACGCTCGCGGCGCTGCTGTTCGCGTTCTTTCGCTTCACGCGCCTGGGCATCGCCATGCAGGCCACCATGGAGAACCCGACGGCCGCACGGCTGATGGGCATTCCCATCAAGCGCATCTACGCGCTGGCCTGGGCACTGTCGCATGTGATCGCCGCGCTGGCCGGCCTGCTGATCGCGCCGCTGACCTTCGTGCACTTCTCGATGATGCAGCACGCCCTGCACTTCGCCTTTGCCGCCGCGGTGCTCGGCGGCATCGGCAGCATGCCCGGCGCGCTGCTGGGCGGCGTGATCATCGGCGTGACCTCCAACCTCACGGGCGCCTATGTGTCCTCGGCGTGGAAGGACGCGGTGCCCTTCATCGTGATGCTGCTGATCCTGATCCTGCGGCCGCACGGCCTGCTGGCGCGCGCCCAGGTCAAGAAAGTCTGA
- a CDS encoding branched-chain amino acid ABC transporter permease, which produces MTKVFDQFPWLGPLLFVLLFVLAPLVPGGYVLYIFTLVIIYTLASFGTNILTGYTNLISMAGAVFFGIGAYGSAILTTHFGVPLVLSMFIAAAIATVVGLLLALPVLRLEEVFLAIATLGFVMISVEIAKSGGELSGGENGMGAPGPTLFGWALDERGYHLFAAVVLAGALWVARNLARSHFGRGFLAIKGSDTAARALGLNTTALKLVAFGVCAFYTGLSGALYAPLVRFIDPSLFGIMVSISFVSMVIVGGLGSILGSVLGAVFVIGAPQLLTYLGFDQFQRALYGVAMILALMFLPDGLASLFKRRRLPAADIADSGVAK; this is translated from the coding sequence ATGACCAAAGTCTTCGACCAATTCCCCTGGCTCGGGCCGCTGCTCTTCGTGCTGCTGTTCGTGCTGGCGCCGCTGGTGCCGGGCGGCTATGTGCTCTACATCTTCACGCTGGTGATCATCTACACGCTGGCGTCCTTCGGCACCAACATCCTGACGGGCTACACCAACCTGATCTCGATGGCCGGCGCGGTGTTCTTCGGCATCGGCGCCTATGGCTCGGCCATCCTCACCACCCATTTCGGCGTGCCGCTGGTGCTGTCGATGTTCATTGCCGCGGCCATCGCCACCGTGGTCGGCCTGCTGCTGGCGTTGCCGGTGCTGCGGCTGGAAGAGGTGTTCCTGGCGATCGCCACGCTGGGCTTCGTGATGATCTCGGTGGAGATCGCCAAGTCCGGCGGCGAGCTCTCGGGCGGCGAGAACGGCATGGGCGCGCCCGGGCCCACGCTGTTCGGCTGGGCGCTGGACGAACGCGGCTATCACCTGTTTGCCGCCGTCGTGCTGGCGGGCGCGCTGTGGGTGGCGCGCAATCTGGCGCGCAGCCACTTCGGGCGCGGCTTCCTGGCGATCAAGGGCAGCGACACCGCCGCGCGCGCCCTGGGCCTGAACACCACGGCACTGAAGCTGGTGGCGTTCGGCGTGTGCGCCTTCTACACCGGCCTGTCGGGCGCGCTCTACGCGCCGCTGGTGCGCTTCATCGACCCCTCGCTGTTCGGCATCATGGTCTCGATCAGCTTCGTCTCGATGGTCATCGTCGGCGGGCTGGGCTCGATCCTGGGCTCGGTGCTGGGCGCGGTGTTCGTGATCGGCGCGCCGCAGCTGCTGACCTACCTGGGCTTCGACCAGTTCCAGCGCGCGCTGTATGGCGTGGCCATGATCCTGGCGCTGATGTTCCTGCCCGACGGGCTGGCCAGCCTGTTCAAGCGCCGGCGCCTGCCCGCGGCGGATATCGCGGACAGCGGGGTGGCGAAATGA
- a CDS encoding ABC transporter ATP-binding protein has protein sequence MSTVVQMRSSSAPAAAQAAAPLLSIRNVRMAFGGIVAVQDVGFDVMPGTVHALIGPNGAGKTTMLNCISRFYTPQQGSMRLRTANGEVELLDRKAHQVARLGIARTFQNLELFAELTVFDNVLIARSIAMRATLAEALLGLPRQRREERAEREHVQRLLEDLNLQAHAHAVVRDLPYGTQKLVELARAMALEPRLMLLDEPAAGMNNREIDALGETLKRLQASARATLLLIEHSMPLVMSISDRITVMHNGAFLAQGTPREIETHPAVIEAYLGGGKSGKRR, from the coding sequence ATGAGCACCGTCGTTCAGATGAGATCCTCTTCGGCTCCGGCGGCTGCGCAGGCCGCCGCCCCCCTGCTGAGCATCAGGAACGTGCGCATGGCCTTCGGCGGCATCGTTGCCGTGCAGGACGTGGGCTTCGACGTCATGCCCGGCACGGTGCACGCGCTGATCGGCCCCAACGGCGCCGGCAAGACGACGATGCTCAACTGCATCAGCCGCTTCTACACGCCGCAGCAGGGCTCGATGCGCCTGCGCACCGCCAACGGCGAGGTCGAGCTGCTGGACCGCAAGGCGCACCAGGTGGCGCGGCTGGGCATTGCCCGCACCTTCCAGAACCTGGAGCTGTTCGCCGAGCTGACGGTGTTCGACAACGTGCTGATCGCGCGCTCGATCGCCATGCGCGCGACGCTGGCCGAGGCGCTGCTGGGCCTGCCGCGCCAGCGCCGCGAAGAGCGCGCCGAACGCGAGCATGTGCAGCGGCTGCTCGAAGACCTGAATCTGCAGGCGCATGCCCATGCGGTGGTGCGCGACCTGCCCTACGGCACGCAAAAGCTCGTCGAGCTGGCGCGCGCGATGGCGCTGGAGCCGCGGCTGATGCTGCTGGACGAGCCCGCCGCCGGCATGAACAACCGCGAGATCGACGCGCTGGGCGAGACGCTCAAGCGGCTGCAGGCCAGCGCCCGCGCCACGCTGCTGCTGATCGAGCACAGCATGCCGCTGGTGATGTCCATCTCGGACCGCATCACCGTCATGCACAACGGCGCCTTCCTGGCCCAGGGCACGCCCCGGGAAATCGAAACCCATCCCGCAGTGATCGAGGCCTATCTCGGAGGAGGCAAGAGTGGCAAACGGCGTTGA
- a CDS encoding ABC transporter ATP-binding protein encodes MANGVETSTAAALLSVDGLTAGYGKIRALHGVSLRVPQASIVCVLGANGAGKTTLMRALSGLLPVSGGQLLFDGQSIANVPAEALVRRGIAHVPQGRMVFAQLSVRDNLVLGGYTRPAAEVRGDIDRVLEYFPRLKERIASRAGTLSGGEQQMLAIARGLLAKPRLLMLDEPSMGVAPILKDAIFETLRAIRDREKLTLLIVEQDADIALDIADEGYVIETGRVVMQGPAAELVGNEDIRRAYLGG; translated from the coding sequence GTGGCAAACGGCGTTGAAACATCCACGGCGGCGGCGCTGCTGAGCGTCGACGGCCTGACTGCGGGCTACGGCAAGATCCGCGCGCTGCACGGCGTGAGCCTGCGCGTGCCCCAGGCGAGCATCGTCTGCGTGCTGGGCGCCAATGGCGCGGGCAAGACCACGCTGATGCGCGCCCTCTCGGGCCTGCTGCCGGTGAGCGGGGGGCAGCTGCTCTTCGACGGCCAGTCCATCGCCAACGTGCCGGCCGAGGCGCTGGTGCGCCGCGGCATCGCCCATGTGCCGCAGGGCCGCATGGTCTTTGCGCAGCTGAGCGTGCGCGACAACCTGGTGCTGGGCGGCTACACCCGCCCGGCGGCCGAGGTGCGCGGCGACATCGACCGCGTGCTGGAGTACTTCCCGCGCCTGAAGGAGCGCATCGCCTCGCGCGCCGGCACGCTCTCGGGCGGCGAGCAGCAGATGCTGGCCATCGCCCGCGGGCTGCTGGCCAAGCCGCGGCTGCTGATGCTCGACGAGCCCTCGATGGGCGTGGCGCCGATCCTCAAGGACGCGATCTTCGAGACGCTGCGCGCCATCCGCGACCGCGAGAAGCTCACGCTGCTGATCGTCGAGCAGGACGCCGACATCGCGCTCGACATCGCCGACGAGGGCTATGTCATCGAGACCGGCCGCGTGGTGATGCAGGGCCCGGCCGCCGAGCTGGTGGGCAACGAAGACATCCGCCGCGCCTATCTGGGCGGCTGA
- a CDS encoding ABC transporter substrate-binding protein, giving the protein MIQRNSRRTVLAAAAAALMGLHLGAQAFENKAEGVLAKEIVLGSSQPLSGTLAYMGKAVDEGMRTYFDMVNEQGGVNGRKLKLITYDDELKPAKSVANAKLLVERDKVFAMVGNIGHATNISAYEYSSTKKVPTIGAMSISDLTSSPPRELLYVLPSPQSTETAAYIDNAVEVLKAKKVAMLYQNDGWGKPAYDIAVKRLEKHGMKLVEAQTFERFATDLTSQVFKLKQAEPDVVIVYALGQEAVQFFRSAEKLGWKPTVFGAGGLNDPKFIELLGKTQSKLYVASYYDAVDGSNPAIQSFFTRYAKLYPKSAPTSMALMGYSAAAVTVEALNRAGAEPSRAKVVAALDGMKDFDQKIGPKITFQPLNAGPYARRGQTGVALMELKEQKFVSLGNYIDPVQR; this is encoded by the coding sequence ATGATTCAACGCAATTCCCGCCGCACTGTGCTCGCCGCCGCGGCCGCCGCCCTGATGGGCCTGCACCTGGGCGCGCAGGCCTTCGAGAACAAGGCCGAAGGCGTGCTGGCCAAGGAGATCGTGCTAGGCTCGTCGCAGCCGCTGTCGGGCACGCTGGCCTACATGGGCAAGGCCGTGGACGAGGGCATGCGCACCTATTTCGACATGGTCAACGAGCAGGGCGGCGTCAACGGCCGCAAGCTCAAGCTGATCACCTATGACGACGAGCTCAAGCCGGCGAAGTCGGTGGCCAACGCCAAGCTGCTGGTCGAGCGCGACAAGGTCTTCGCCATGGTCGGCAACATCGGCCATGCGACCAACATCAGCGCCTACGAGTACAGCTCGACCAAGAAAGTGCCGACGATCGGCGCGATGAGCATTTCGGACCTCACCTCGAGCCCGCCGCGCGAGCTGCTCTACGTGCTGCCCTCGCCGCAGTCCACCGAAACCGCGGCCTATATCGACAACGCGGTCGAGGTGCTCAAGGCAAAGAAGGTCGCGATGCTCTACCAGAACGACGGCTGGGGCAAGCCGGCCTATGACATCGCCGTCAAGCGCCTGGAAAAGCACGGCATGAAGCTGGTCGAGGCCCAGACCTTCGAGCGTTTCGCCACCGACCTGACCTCGCAGGTGTTCAAGCTCAAGCAGGCCGAGCCCGACGTGGTGATCGTCTACGCGCTGGGCCAGGAAGCGGTGCAGTTCTTCCGCAGCGCGGAAAAGCTCGGCTGGAAGCCGACGGTGTTCGGCGCCGGCGGCCTCAACGACCCCAAGTTCATCGAGCTACTGGGCAAGACGCAATCGAAGCTGTACGTGGCGTCCTATTACGACGCGGTGGACGGAAGCAATCCGGCCATCCAGTCCTTCTTCACGCGCTACGCCAAGCTCTACCCCAAGTCGGCGCCGACCTCGATGGCGCTGATGGGCTACTCGGCCGCGGCCGTCACGGTGGAGGCGCTGAACCGCGCCGGCGCCGAGCCCAGCCGCGCCAAGGTCGTGGCCGCGCTCGACGGCATGAAGGACTTCGACCAGAAGATCGGCCCGAAGATCACTTTCCAGCCCTTGAATGCCGGCCCCTACGCGCGCCGCGGCCAGACCGGCGTGGCGCTGATGGAGCTCAAGGAGCAGAAGTTCGTCTCCCTGGGCAACTACATCGACCCCGTGCAACGCTGA
- a CDS encoding isocitrate lyase/PEP mutase family protein — protein sequence MKNERKQLRERIQSGPTFWMAGAQDALSALLVDQSDFDGVFTTGFGISASLLGQPDMEVYTLTENLGVVNHIVNIVKKPVFADGDTGYGGVLNVARTVREFEKAGVAAISIEDQISPKRCPAAAAVTPVVSIPDAVARIKAAVDARQDPDFLIVARTDVADPEEAIERAARFAEAGADLIQPISRTFRGYEDLVRLREASGRRLSLQLMQGLWMSRLTRSQIEDVAAFATYPVVTLMSTVHALQKNLATLAARRTGDVDGLPCGQTSMADFKQVIGWKALEERQAQYELG from the coding sequence ATGAAAAACGAGCGCAAGCAACTTCGTGAACGCATCCAGTCCGGCCCCACTTTCTGGATGGCTGGCGCCCAGGACGCGCTGTCCGCCCTGCTGGTCGACCAGTCGGACTTCGACGGCGTCTTCACCACCGGCTTCGGCATCTCCGCCTCGCTGCTGGGCCAGCCCGACATGGAGGTCTACACGCTGACCGAGAACCTCGGCGTCGTGAACCATATCGTCAACATCGTGAAGAAGCCGGTGTTCGCCGATGGCGATACGGGTTATGGCGGCGTGCTCAACGTCGCGCGCACGGTGCGCGAGTTCGAGAAGGCCGGCGTGGCGGCGATCTCCATCGAGGACCAGATCAGCCCCAAGCGCTGCCCGGCCGCCGCGGCAGTGACGCCGGTGGTGTCGATCCCCGACGCGGTGGCGCGCATCAAGGCCGCCGTGGATGCGCGCCAGGACCCGGACTTCCTGATCGTCGCGCGCACCGACGTGGCCGATCCCGAGGAAGCCATCGAGCGCGCGGCGCGCTTCGCCGAAGCCGGCGCCGACCTGATCCAGCCGATTTCGCGCACCTTCAGGGGCTACGAGGACCTGGTGCGGCTGCGCGAGGCCTCGGGCCGGCGCCTGTCGCTGCAGCTGATGCAGGGCCTGTGGATGTCGCGCCTCACGCGCTCGCAGATCGAGGACGTCGCCGCCTTCGCCACCTACCCGGTGGTCACGCTGATGAGCACCGTGCATGCGCTGCAGAAGAACCTGGCGACGCTGGCGGCGCGGCGCACCGGCGATGTCGACGGCCTGCCCTGCGGGCAGACCAGCATGGCCGACTTCAAGCAGGTGATCGGCTGGAAGGCGCTGGAGGAACGCCAGGCGCAGTACGAGCTGGGGTGA